The Dermacentor silvarum isolate Dsil-2018 chromosome 7, BIME_Dsil_1.4, whole genome shotgun sequence genomic sequence TAGATGTTTATTTTTTTAccgtttttaatttttttagtccAATACGCAAAAGTTCAAAAcattaggcccgtattcacaaacgaaaCTTAAGTGGAGGCACAGTAAGTGTGAGGAAAGTACAAGTATGAGGAAAGTTGCGGGAAAGTGATTCGTAAACGGCACTTAAGTATTACtttccgaagtgacacttttcggtacAAGTATGTCGCATGGTGTCGAGGCTACGCAAATAATTGGCGTGTACGATGTATTTCATTTGCAAAATAATAACTGTTGCACCAAAATAATGGGAAAGAAATGTTGTAGCGTTCGAATGAACACTGTGCTGGGTAAATGAAACCAATATTTACATTTTCAGTGCTTTGTTtgaactcgtctggccacaatggcCTACAGTCACCCGGTCATACAAGGGCCTCCTGTCGCCTCTCTCGCCGTCCCAATAGTTATGTTGCGTTTGTTACGTGCGGTGTATTGCAGTGTTTCTGTGCCTCTGACGTTAAGCGCTTCATTACGGTGTGTGTGTGCAATCTGTTTGACGCGACcatggagaaaaagaaaaacttctctGAAGAAGAACGCGCCGTGTTGCTGGAACTGCTCTCACGCCACCGCAGCGTCGTGGAAAACAAGAGGACTGACGTGGCGTCCGTGAGTCGGAAACGACAGGCCTGGGAAAAAAATCGAGGACGAATTTAACTGCCGCCACAACGTGACGCCGCGCAAATGGATCCAACTGAAGAAATGCTGGGAGAACTTGAAAGACAAGTGGAGAAGAACAAACGCTGAAGACATGCGGGAGCGGTTTGCTACAGGTAAGCGTTGCTTTGGCTGAAATTGCGATATTACTGGCGACATATCCTGCATGTGTGCATTTTACAGAGCACAGACATTTAACTCGATAACCTGAACCACGACCGGACTTGAGAGACGCGCTCGCATGCCTTCTCTTTAGCTAATAAGAAGGAACGCCAGCGCGTTAATAAGAAGGAACGCCAGCGCGTCTCTTTCCGGCCGTGCATGAAGTCGCCTTAAAGGGCAGCAGAGTTGGCGAGCCGTACTTTTGTCACAGCGTCTGCTATCGGGATTGCGTTTTTGTTACATTTGTGCTACGTGCAGTGAAGAGCCTAAATCGCGGCATTTATTCCGCGGAGCAGTAGACGCATCGCTGCGTTTACACATTTGTTTCGTGTGTTTTGTGCGTTCGTTCAATGGTCACTCAGTATGCTGGGCTTTAAAAAAACGTTATGAGCCTCATTCTATATGTAATATGCAcccgcttcttttctttttgtaatgccAGGTGGCGGAACACCACCACCAAGCCAGATGACCGACGAGCTGCAGCGCGTTGGAGACATCGCGTCACACATGGCTGTTCGGCTGCCCAATCCCTGTGACAGTGACCGCAGCCGGCATAATGCTGTGCCAGGGGGATCGCAGCCTTCCAAATTGCAGTGCACACCTGCTGTCGCTGCACTGCTGTCAGAGACTCAAGACAGGCCTCTGGAACAGTTCGCTGGTATGGCTTAATCATATTTTTTTCATTGCCCATGTTTTCGGTCTGTTACGTTCAATTTTTTGTAACAAAAACGCTCTTCATTTATTACGTTGGAGCTATCACGTACACATTTCAGTGTCCAGTATTTCAGTCATTTTCCCAATGGTGTGTTTGTCAGGCCTCGGTGCTTTCATACTGTACCAGCTGATGTCGGCAGGAACAAACGTTGAAAATATAACACAGGTTGCAGTGCGTTgcatttataaaaataaaattgttacAAAGGGCACTTCAGGCACTACACAGCTGCAGAGTGCACATGTACAGCAAGATGTTCACAACAGGGCGACACTTTTGGTGTAGCTATGCAGAATCACCTAGTAGTGTGCTCATTTGAACTGTTTCTGCAGGTTGTCAAGACATGTACGACGAATCAACAGACCTCTGGTCATGGGACGACAACAGTAGCCCGATAGAAGATGCTTCAACAAATACTGCACGCCCCCATGGCCAAGTACAAGACACTTTAGACAGCCAACCACGCAATGGCGGTGGTGCAAAACCATCAGAGGCTGCAGCTGTACCATCTACAGCAAGTTCCAGTGCCGCTGCAGCGGCAAGTTCTAGCGCCGCTGTGCCAGCTGGCACGAAACGCGCTTCAACCTGCAGCAGCCAGAGGCAAACGGCGGTCTCAATTGAATTGGGTGCCCGCCTAGATGCCATCAAAGAGGACCGTGATCAAAAGAAAAAGGAGCATTTATTGAGGCTGAAATTCATGCG encodes the following:
- the LOC125947220 gene encoding uncharacterized protein LOC125947220 translates to MPGGGTPPPSQMTDELQRVGDIASHMAVRLPNPCDSDRSRHNAVPGGSQPSKLQCTPAVAALLSETQDRPLEQFAGCQDMYDESTDLWSWDDNSSPIEDASTNTARPHGQVQDTLDSQPRNGGGAKPSEAAAVPSTASSSAAAAVALLVVLVEQVT